A region of Thermovibrio ammonificans HB-1 DNA encodes the following proteins:
- a CDS encoding response regulator transcription factor, with translation MARVLLVEDDDSIGELVTYYLKNKGYDVEWVQDGLEARELLKSRKYDIIVLDLMLPGVNGLDLCREVRLRGINKDTPIIVLTAIGDEDTKVHGLEAGADDYVTKPFSIKELLARIEAVLRRAGYSEVLEFEGIVEDKRSKSVTVDGKPIHLTKTELQLLEFFLEHPEQLFSREELLEKIWGVEHNETTRTVDVYISRLRKKLGDKGKFLKTLPRLGYKLTREE, from the coding sequence ATGGCCAGAGTTCTCCTGGTTGAAGACGACGACTCCATAGGGGAACTTGTCACCTACTACTTAAAGAACAAGGGCTACGACGTAGAGTGGGTTCAAGACGGCTTAGAGGCCAGGGAGCTCCTTAAGAGCCGTAAGTACGACATAATTGTTTTAGACCTTATGCTCCCCGGGGTAAACGGTTTAGACCTCTGTAGGGAGGTTCGCCTCAGGGGAATCAACAAGGACACCCCGATAATCGTCCTTACCGCTATCGGCGACGAAGACACCAAAGTCCACGGCCTTGAGGCCGGAGCCGACGACTACGTTACAAAACCCTTCAGCATTAAGGAGCTCCTTGCCCGCATAGAGGCGGTTCTAAGGCGTGCCGGCTACAGCGAGGTGCTTGAGTTTGAGGGGATAGTAGAGGACAAGCGCTCTAAGTCGGTTACCGTAGACGGAAAGCCGATTCACCTTACAAAAACGGAGCTTCAGCTCCTTGAGTTCTTCCTGGAACACCCGGAGCAGCTCTTCTCCCGGGAAGAGCTCCTGGAGAAGATATGGGGCGTTGAACACAACGAGACAACGAGAACGGTAGACGTTTACATAAGCAGGCTGAGGAAGAAGCTGGGAGACAAGGGTAAATTCCTCAAAACCCTTCCCAGGCTGGGCTACAAGTTAACGAGGGAGGAGTGA
- a CDS encoding 4Fe-4S binding protein, with the protein MNGSRLRPLFRRAVQAAVFVLMVWEVYRFYRFVYYGAPKPDATDAFCPIVGTFDIIMKLKTGITDPFHPAAMAIILASVLTTLLVGKVFCSYVCVVGTFLDLLTGLRKRFINLKALSGLGKRLTSWRYYGLLDLLLRTPKFLIAGWFIYTMVRFPPQVMVAIAQTSNASADISLFKWWVELLKGEHPLAAAVMALILLFSLFIPRFWCRYLCPLGALYGVFNLFSLVRIRRDRCTCKGCGSCNGCFVGLKPSNMVEFNNTECTACLDCSGKCPTASIAPEVLGRRFSPLLHALLSVALFFGFIGLFIHLGLWHSQAPKHLLALFLYRNGFVTPWVKETLGPM; encoded by the coding sequence TTGAACGGTTCCCGCTTAAGACCCCTTTTCAGGAGGGCTGTTCAGGCTGCAGTCTTCGTTCTGATGGTGTGGGAGGTTTACCGCTTCTACCGCTTTGTCTACTACGGTGCTCCCAAGCCCGACGCTACCGACGCCTTCTGTCCGATAGTGGGCACCTTCGACATCATAATGAAACTGAAAACCGGAATTACCGACCCCTTCCACCCTGCCGCAATGGCTATTATCCTTGCCTCCGTGCTGACAACCCTCCTTGTGGGGAAGGTGTTCTGCTCCTACGTGTGCGTTGTCGGGACTTTCCTTGACCTCCTCACCGGCCTTAGGAAAAGGTTCATTAACCTAAAGGCCCTGAGCGGTTTAGGCAAGAGGCTTACCTCCTGGCGCTACTACGGCCTTTTGGACCTCCTTTTAAGAACTCCCAAGTTTTTAATTGCCGGCTGGTTTATCTACACTATGGTCCGGTTTCCCCCGCAGGTTATGGTCGCCATAGCCCAAACATCCAACGCCTCGGCAGATATCTCCCTCTTTAAGTGGTGGGTGGAGCTCCTCAAAGGTGAACACCCCCTTGCAGCAGCCGTTATGGCGCTGATTCTTCTCTTTTCCCTCTTTATCCCCCGCTTCTGGTGTAGGTACCTGTGTCCGCTGGGTGCCCTTTACGGGGTTTTCAACCTCTTTTCCCTGGTTAGGATTCGCCGCGACAGGTGTACCTGCAAGGGGTGCGGCTCGTGTAACGGCTGTTTCGTGGGGCTGAAACCTTCGAATATGGTTGAGTTTAACAACACCGAGTGTACGGCCTGTTTAGACTGCTCCGGCAAGTGCCCTACGGCCTCTATTGCCCCGGAGGTTCTCGGAAGGCGCTTCTCACCCCTTTTACACGCCCTTCTATCGGTGGCCCTCTTTTTCGGCTTTATAGGCCTCTTTATCCACTTGGGGCTGTGGCACTCTCAGGCGCCGAAGCACCTCCTTGCCCTCTTCCTCTACCGTAACGGCTTTGTGACTCCGTGGGTGAAAGAGACCCTCGGCCCGATGTAG
- the cdd gene encoding cytidine deaminase yields MKSVELLKVAREHLENCYCPYSGVQVVAVLFGPKGPVVGVNVENASYGLTVCAERSAVFSAVSRGLRDFEGIFIYSPQVMPYPCGACRQVLSEFFPEDFQVVVTNGKEEEKFTLGELLPFNFKL; encoded by the coding sequence TTGAAGAGCGTAGAGCTTTTAAAAGTTGCCAGGGAGCACCTTGAGAACTGCTACTGCCCCTACTCGGGCGTTCAGGTTGTTGCAGTCCTGTTCGGCCCAAAAGGTCCCGTTGTTGGGGTGAACGTAGAGAACGCCTCTTACGGCCTTACCGTATGTGCAGAGCGAAGTGCTGTATTCTCTGCCGTCTCCCGCGGGTTGCGGGATTTTGAAGGGATTTTCATCTACTCTCCCCAGGTTATGCCCTACCCTTGCGGCGCCTGCAGGCAGGTGCTTTCGGAGTTCTTCCCTGAAGACTTTCAGGTTGTTGTGACAAACGGTAAGGAGGAAGAGAAGTTCACCCTCGGAGAGCTTCTCCCCTTCAACTTCAAGCTCTAA
- a CDS encoding DsrE/DsrF/TusD sulfur relay family protein gives MRVLLILNRQPYDGTDVTWNALRLAGKLLEKGAVVRIFLMNDAVDLAREETVKPDSYDQDLVAMLKELISKGVPVKVCGTCMARCGIHKGKPYFEGAEKATMNDLVEWVLDSDKVLTF, from the coding sequence ATGAGGGTCTTGCTGATTCTGAACAGGCAGCCTTACGACGGCACCGATGTTACCTGGAATGCGCTGCGGCTTGCGGGAAAGCTCCTTGAAAAGGGAGCCGTTGTGAGGATTTTCCTGATGAACGATGCTGTTGACCTTGCAAGGGAGGAAACCGTTAAACCCGACTCCTACGACCAAGACCTTGTTGCGATGCTTAAGGAGCTGATTTCAAAGGGAGTTCCCGTTAAAGTGTGCGGAACCTGTATGGCCCGCTGCGGGATTCATAAGGGTAAGCCCTACTTTGAGGGGGCGGAGAAGGCCACGATGAACGACCTTGTTGAGTGGGTTCTCGACAGCGATAAGGTTCTGACCTTTTAA
- a CDS encoding C-GCAxxG-C-C family protein, giving the protein MERRDFLKKGLIAGLGVAVGGVTGLKAALGETKDPKLPFPYVKLDPKEIADRAYSEYFKHECCDGVFRTIIDALKEKVGGPYMGIPSLMFWYGGGGIAGWGTVCGTLNGAAAIFNLTCKDFKPMIDTLFEWYQNTQLPTYQPPVCKPGLEKFPKSVAHSPLCHVSVQRWCQVASVFFGRPILYNSKERSERCARLTATVAAKTVELLNAYHFEGFKPKPIKGRQKTKMDCRVCHEAAMKELS; this is encoded by the coding sequence ATGGAAAGGAGAGACTTCCTCAAGAAGGGGCTCATAGCCGGACTCGGGGTTGCAGTTGGGGGTGTTACGGGCCTGAAGGCGGCACTCGGAGAGACAAAAGACCCGAAGCTCCCCTTCCCCTACGTTAAACTCGACCCGAAAGAGATAGCAGACAGGGCATACAGCGAGTACTTCAAACACGAATGCTGCGACGGCGTTTTCAGAACGATAATAGACGCACTCAAGGAGAAAGTCGGTGGCCCTTACATGGGAATACCCTCCCTTATGTTCTGGTACGGCGGGGGCGGTATAGCCGGCTGGGGAACTGTATGCGGAACCCTAAACGGCGCAGCCGCCATTTTTAACCTTACCTGTAAAGACTTCAAGCCGATGATAGACACCCTGTTTGAGTGGTACCAGAACACCCAGCTACCCACCTACCAGCCGCCGGTCTGCAAGCCGGGCCTTGAGAAGTTTCCCAAGAGCGTGGCCCACTCTCCCCTGTGCCACGTATCGGTTCAGAGGTGGTGCCAGGTGGCTTCGGTCTTCTTCGGCAGGCCGATACTCTACAACAGCAAAGAGCGCTCAGAAAGGTGCGCAAGGCTAACGGCCACAGTTGCGGCCAAAACGGTAGAGCTACTGAACGCCTACCACTTCGAGGGCTTCAAGCCCAAGCCGATAAAGGGAAGGCAGAAGACTAAGATGGACTGCCGCGTCTGCCACGAAGCGGCAATGAAAGAGCTCTCTTAA
- a CDS encoding glycine zipper domain-containing protein translates to MRKLILTLSGLALLATAGCGTDTTLSKEDAALLGALGGAAIGAATHKHYKSPAKDAALYGAVAGGILGYVFGSDRESTHTVSAQSDYEIKTKDGRVIHVHEDWYTVDSQPAPSVK, encoded by the coding sequence ATGAGGAAGTTGATATTAACCCTTAGCGGGCTGGCCCTTCTGGCAACCGCCGGCTGCGGCACCGACACCACCCTCTCAAAAGAGGACGCAGCCCTGCTCGGAGCCTTAGGGGGAGCCGCAATAGGGGCCGCAACCCACAAACACTACAAGTCGCCGGCAAAAGATGCAGCCCTATACGGCGCCGTTGCCGGGGGAATTCTCGGCTACGTTTTCGGAAGCGACAGGGAGAGCACCCACACAGTAAGCGCCCAGAGCGACTACGAAATAAAGACGAAAGACGGCAGGGTAATCCACGTCCACGAAGACTGGTACACCGTAGACAGCCAACCGGCCCCCTCTGTTAAGTAG
- the uvrA gene encoding excinuclease ABC subunit UvrA, producing MSGKIVVRGARQHNLKNVDLEIPKNSLVVITGVSGSGKSSLAFDTLYAEGQRRYVESLSAYARQFLELMEKPDVDSIEGLSPAIAIDQKTVSKNPRSTVGTTTEIHDYLRLLFARVGTPYCPECNVPVEPQTVESIVDRVLELEGKRVLILSPVVRERKGEHRELLERLLKQGFRRFRIDGKFYRAEEVLSLKLEKKVKHTVEVVVDRLKVSSKDKTRIADSVELATALSEGLIVVHDYDTGEEKLYSTRSSCPICGFSFKEISPRLFSFNSPLGACPECGGLGFRLAVDPELLIDFEKPLLYAFEITKWAKFEYLMDLIETGCEQLGISPLTPVKELTREQLHFLLYSPKGSVRVYNTVPYSRGNYRPYYFEGIARHLERRYRETESETVKELIEPYLTEVECEACKGKRLNREALSVYVGGRNIAQVESMSVGECYAFIEGLKFTGQKEKIATPILKEIKNRLKFLLDVGLDYLTLDRRTSTLSGGESQRIRLATQVGSRLSGVLYVLDEPSIGLHQRDNRRLIETLKGLRDLGNTVVVVEHDLETIESADFIVDMGPGAGQHGGRVVACGSPEEVKKHPDSLTGKYLSGKLSIEVPKKRRRPGERKLRVVGAREHNLKNITVEFPLGLFICVTGVSGSGKSTLVNEILYKALARHIYGSKVHPGEHDRIEGLEYVDKVVRVDQSPIGRTPRSNPATYVDVFTPIRELFASTPEARARGYKKGRFSFNVPGGRCEACKGEGLIKVEMHFLPDIYVTCDVCGGKRFNRETLEITYKGKNIYEVLEMTVEEAMEFFKNHPKIFNKLKTLYDVGLGYIKLGQPATTLSGGEAQRVKLAKELSKRATGKTVYILDEPTTGLHIHDVKKLISVLQRLVDKGNTVIVIEHNLDLIKCADWIVDLGPEGGDRGGEVVATGTPEEVAKTNTWTGRFLRELLG from the coding sequence ATGAGCGGCAAGATTGTTGTAAGGGGAGCCAGGCAGCACAACCTGAAGAACGTAGACCTTGAGATTCCGAAAAACAGCCTTGTTGTTATAACGGGAGTTTCCGGTTCCGGGAAATCCTCTCTGGCCTTTGATACCCTCTACGCCGAGGGGCAGAGGCGTTACGTTGAGAGCCTTTCGGCCTACGCCAGGCAGTTCCTCGAGCTTATGGAGAAGCCCGATGTAGACTCCATAGAGGGACTCTCTCCGGCCATAGCCATCGACCAGAAAACGGTTTCTAAAAACCCCCGCTCAACTGTGGGAACTACAACCGAGATTCACGACTACCTCAGGCTCCTTTTTGCGAGGGTGGGAACGCCCTACTGTCCGGAGTGTAACGTTCCCGTTGAGCCCCAAACCGTAGAGTCTATTGTGGATAGGGTTCTGGAGCTTGAGGGTAAGAGGGTTCTCATTCTCTCGCCGGTTGTCAGGGAGCGGAAGGGAGAGCACAGGGAGCTCCTTGAGAGGCTCTTGAAGCAGGGATTCAGGCGTTTCCGGATTGACGGGAAGTTCTACAGGGCCGAAGAGGTTCTTTCTCTTAAGTTGGAGAAGAAGGTAAAGCACACCGTTGAGGTGGTTGTAGATAGGCTGAAGGTCTCCTCTAAGGATAAGACCCGCATAGCCGACTCTGTGGAGCTTGCAACGGCCCTTTCGGAGGGGCTCATTGTGGTTCACGACTACGATACCGGCGAGGAGAAGCTCTACTCCACGAGGAGTTCGTGTCCCATCTGCGGTTTCAGTTTTAAGGAGATATCACCCCGGCTCTTTTCGTTTAACAGCCCTCTGGGGGCGTGTCCCGAGTGCGGGGGGCTCGGTTTTAGGCTCGCAGTTGACCCGGAGCTCCTCATCGATTTCGAGAAGCCGCTCCTTTACGCCTTTGAGATAACCAAGTGGGCGAAGTTCGAGTACCTTATGGACCTTATAGAAACCGGCTGTGAGCAGTTGGGAATTTCACCCCTCACGCCGGTTAAGGAGCTCACCCGGGAGCAGCTTCACTTCCTCCTTTACTCTCCCAAGGGTTCGGTGCGGGTTTACAACACCGTTCCCTACAGCAGGGGAAACTACAGGCCCTACTACTTTGAGGGGATAGCCCGCCACCTTGAGCGGCGTTACAGGGAGACCGAGTCGGAAACCGTGAAGGAGTTGATAGAGCCCTACCTTACCGAGGTTGAGTGTGAAGCCTGTAAGGGGAAGAGGCTCAACCGGGAGGCCCTTTCGGTTTACGTTGGAGGTAGGAACATCGCCCAGGTTGAGTCTATGTCGGTCGGTGAGTGTTACGCCTTTATAGAGGGCCTGAAGTTTACGGGGCAGAAGGAGAAAATCGCCACCCCCATTCTGAAGGAGATAAAGAACAGGCTGAAGTTCCTTTTGGATGTGGGCCTCGATTACCTGACCCTCGATAGGAGAACCTCTACCCTCTCCGGAGGGGAGTCTCAGCGGATAAGGCTTGCAACTCAGGTGGGTTCAAGGCTTTCGGGTGTTCTCTACGTTCTCGACGAGCCCAGTATAGGGCTTCACCAGAGGGATAACAGGAGGCTGATAGAGACCCTTAAGGGTCTGAGGGATTTGGGGAATACCGTTGTGGTTGTTGAGCACGACCTTGAAACCATAGAGAGCGCCGACTTCATAGTTGACATGGGCCCCGGAGCCGGCCAGCACGGGGGTAGGGTGGTTGCCTGCGGCTCCCCGGAAGAGGTGAAGAAACACCCGGACTCCCTTACGGGTAAGTACCTTTCGGGGAAGCTATCGATAGAGGTGCCGAAAAAGCGCAGGAGGCCCGGGGAGCGGAAGCTCCGGGTTGTGGGGGCAAGGGAGCACAACTTAAAGAACATCACGGTTGAGTTCCCGTTGGGGCTGTTTATCTGCGTTACGGGTGTTTCCGGTTCGGGTAAGTCTACGCTCGTTAACGAGATTCTTTATAAGGCCCTTGCAAGGCACATCTACGGCAGTAAGGTTCACCCGGGAGAGCACGACCGTATAGAGGGGCTTGAGTACGTTGATAAGGTGGTTAGGGTGGACCAGTCTCCAATCGGCAGGACTCCTCGTTCCAACCCGGCCACCTACGTTGACGTTTTTACTCCCATAAGGGAGCTCTTTGCCTCAACTCCCGAGGCGCGGGCCAGGGGCTATAAGAAAGGACGTTTCTCTTTTAACGTTCCGGGCGGCAGGTGTGAGGCGTGTAAGGGGGAAGGGCTTATAAAGGTGGAGATGCACTTCCTCCCCGATATTTATGTGACTTGCGACGTTTGTGGGGGTAAGCGGTTTAACAGGGAGACCCTTGAGATTACCTATAAGGGTAAGAACATCTACGAAGTTCTGGAGATGACGGTTGAAGAGGCCATGGAGTTTTTCAAGAACCACCCGAAAATTTTTAACAAGCTGAAGACTTTGTACGATGTTGGCCTCGGCTACATAAAGCTCGGACAGCCGGCAACCACCCTCTCGGGAGGGGAAGCCCAGAGGGTAAAGCTTGCTAAGGAGCTCTCTAAGAGGGCTACGGGAAAAACGGTTTACATTCTCGATGAACCTACAACGGGGCTTCACATTCACGATGTTAAGAAGCTTATATCGGTTCTTCAGAGGCTCGTTGATAAGGGTAACACCGTTATTGTGATTGAGCACAACCTCGACCTTATAAAGTGTGCAGACTGGATAGTGGACCTGGGCCCCGAAGGGGGAGACAGGGGCGGAGAGGTTGTTGCCACCGGAACCCCCGAGGAGGTTGCAAAAACGAATACCTGGACCGGTAGGTTTTTAAGGGAGCTTCTCGGTTAA
- a CDS encoding antitoxin AF2212-like protein gives MKSVKAVFRNGVFVPLEPCNPKEGTEAIVVFAEEGEAERPRWWDKLAVPEEKKRAVRRLSQLLRSLPHREVRAVVREGEVELFVIVENEREAVKPVMEKGIKVFEETGTYLPIQVISTRRLKRWQELNSPIYSEITSGVKVDEP, from the coding sequence GTGAAAAGCGTTAAAGCGGTATTCCGAAACGGAGTCTTCGTTCCGTTAGAGCCCTGTAACCCCAAAGAGGGAACGGAAGCGATAGTGGTGTTTGCAGAGGAAGGGGAGGCGGAAAGACCCCGGTGGTGGGACAAACTGGCCGTTCCGGAGGAGAAAAAGCGGGCGGTCAGAAGGCTCTCCCAACTACTGAGGTCCCTTCCCCACAGGGAAGTGAGGGCCGTTGTAAGGGAAGGAGAGGTGGAGCTCTTTGTAATAGTGGAGAACGAAAGGGAGGCGGTAAAACCCGTAATGGAAAAAGGGATAAAGGTGTTTGAGGAGACGGGCACCTACCTGCCGATTCAGGTTATCTCCACCCGAAGGCTCAAGAGGTGGCAGGAGCTCAACTCTCCCATCTACTCTGAAATCACTTCGGGAGTTAAGGTAGATGAACCGTAA
- a CDS encoding phosphoribosyltransferase: protein MLLFENRFDAGLKLAEQLQIPDNAVLFAVPRGGVPVAYAVAVEKELPLDLVVVKKLPAPWNPEAGFGAMAPDGTVFWADTLGGRVSMDTVVEVGRKVLEEVKRRERVYRGSSRYPDLFGRLAVVIDDGFASGYTAARGASFLRWLQPERIWCVAPVCSEKALKVLREFCDRVFCLHVSRELPFAVASFYADFHDLTDEEVLAYLQDLRRRGLLLTEES, encoded by the coding sequence GTGCTCCTTTTTGAGAACAGATTCGATGCCGGGTTGAAGCTTGCCGAGCAGCTTCAGATTCCTGATAATGCCGTTTTGTTTGCCGTTCCCCGCGGGGGGGTTCCCGTTGCTTACGCAGTTGCCGTTGAGAAGGAGTTACCCCTTGACCTTGTTGTTGTGAAGAAGCTCCCCGCTCCCTGGAACCCCGAGGCCGGCTTTGGGGCCATGGCACCAGACGGCACGGTTTTTTGGGCCGATACTTTGGGGGGAAGAGTCTCTATGGACACGGTTGTTGAGGTCGGCCGGAAAGTCCTTGAAGAGGTGAAGAGAAGGGAGAGGGTTTACAGGGGGAGCTCTCGCTACCCGGACCTTTTCGGCAGGCTCGCCGTTGTGATAGACGACGGTTTTGCCTCCGGCTATACCGCTGCCAGGGGAGCCAGCTTTTTAAGATGGCTTCAGCCCGAGCGGATATGGTGCGTTGCTCCCGTCTGCTCCGAAAAGGCTTTGAAGGTTCTGAGGGAGTTCTGCGACCGGGTTTTCTGCCTTCACGTTAGCAGGGAGCTTCCCTTCGCCGTTGCCTCCTTCTACGCAGACTTCCACGACTTGACCGATGAGGAAGTTCTGGCTTACCTTCAAGATTTAAGGCGCAGAGGACTTCTTTTAACGGAGGAGAGTTGA
- a CDS encoding TrmB family transcriptional regulator has protein sequence MSQRESFEVEELLKEFGLNSYEARCYLALLRLGKAPASEVSKVSSVPPQRVYDSLSSLEDKGFVQVVNSRPKLYVPFPVREALLNRLYQLKLEFERRERFLRGLIEEVERLVSRQVEFPSPSGGEVFTIEGEKAITSTALRLISSARESVKVAGIRPLFTFGCRGNLGRYLKEGVKVLAVGVFDEPCKREISRLGGVYVEKKVDCSYLLIVDGGKLLYVYSGGRGLFTENKGVVAPFLAYFDNLINN, from the coding sequence TTGTCTCAGAGAGAGAGCTTCGAAGTAGAAGAGCTTCTAAAAGAATTCGGCCTCAACTCCTACGAGGCCCGCTGCTATCTTGCGCTCCTGAGGCTGGGTAAGGCACCCGCCTCAGAGGTTTCCAAAGTATCCTCTGTTCCGCCTCAGCGGGTTTACGACTCCCTTTCCTCCCTTGAGGATAAGGGTTTCGTTCAGGTTGTTAACTCCCGCCCCAAGCTCTACGTTCCCTTTCCCGTGAGGGAGGCCCTCCTGAACAGACTCTACCAACTGAAGCTCGAGTTTGAGCGGCGTGAGCGCTTCCTGAGGGGGTTGATAGAGGAGGTTGAGCGGCTCGTATCGAGGCAGGTTGAGTTTCCCTCGCCCTCCGGCGGTGAAGTTTTCACCATAGAGGGTGAAAAGGCGATAACTTCAACCGCCCTAAGGCTTATCTCCTCGGCCCGGGAGAGCGTGAAGGTGGCGGGCATCAGGCCGCTGTTCACATTCGGCTGCAGGGGGAACCTCGGCCGCTACCTGAAAGAGGGGGTTAAGGTTTTGGCCGTTGGCGTTTTCGATGAGCCGTGTAAGAGGGAGATATCGCGCTTAGGGGGCGTTTACGTTGAGAAGAAGGTGGACTGCAGTTACCTGCTTATAGTCGACGGCGGGAAGCTCCTATACGTTTACTCCGGCGGCAGGGGGCTGTTTACCGAGAACAAGGGGGTTGTTGCCCCGTTTCTTGCATATTTTGATAACTTGATTAATAATTAG
- a CDS encoding SpoVG family protein: MNRKEIERLPVGGLEVTEVKIYPFDLTGIGGSVKAVATVKINDILQIKDIKIIYSNKGYFIQMPSKKSRTGEFIPVVEPLSKELYAHIRRKVLDEFKRIMERYDEEVDINP, from the coding sequence ATGAACCGTAAAGAGATAGAGCGCTTGCCGGTAGGCGGACTCGAGGTTACAGAGGTAAAAATCTACCCTTTCGACCTTACGGGAATAGGCGGTAGCGTAAAGGCGGTGGCAACTGTGAAGATTAACGATATCCTGCAGATAAAGGATATAAAAATCATATATTCAAATAAGGGCTACTTCATACAGATGCCCTCCAAGAAGAGCCGAACCGGGGAGTTTATCCCGGTTGTAGAGCCGCTCAGCAAGGAGCTTTACGCCCACATAAGGCGTAAGGTCCTTGATGAGTTTAAGCGGATTATGGAGAGGTACGATGAGGAAGTTGATATTAACCCTTAG